A window of the Mesotoga sp. Brook.08.105.5.1 genome harbors these coding sequences:
- a CDS encoding DDE-type integrase/transposase/recombinase, which translates to MTGLIEKYSKKYRKAGKKEKSRILDEFIELTEYNRSYASLKLRRGYSKKNKRSKFTKRRGRKKKYDFEVFRKLVEIWEILDFPCGKRLKAIIEEAIENLIKNGHLSLREEVKQKLLEISSSTMDRLLRSERKKMELKGRSHTKPGTLLKKHIRIKTHHEWDDTKPGFVEVDLVGHEGGNSSGEFCYSLNMVDVASGWSVVAPIRNKAQRWTLEAIIALRELLPFPLLGIHSDNGSEFINAHLYKYCLDERLVFTRTRSYNKNDNPHVEQKNWSLVRRAVGYYRYDTLEELTILKELYASLNLYNNHFQPTQKMIQKTRDGTRIVKKYDKFATPYERVLNSPWIDYTKKDELRKVHEALDLYILKSNIAHSQESLVDIQIMKSKSNSKGGVLNLLQFDFE; encoded by the coding sequence ATGACTGGATTGATTGAGAAATACTCAAAGAAGTACAGGAAGGCTGGAAAGAAGGAGAAGAGTAGAATCCTTGACGAATTTATTGAATTAACTGAGTACAACCGGAGCTATGCATCACTAAAACTTAGGAGAGGTTATTCTAAGAAGAACAAGAGAAGCAAGTTCACAAAGAGGCGCGGAAGAAAGAAGAAATATGATTTCGAAGTATTTAGAAAACTAGTTGAGATATGGGAGATCCTGGACTTTCCTTGCGGCAAGAGACTCAAAGCGATTATTGAAGAGGCGATAGAGAATCTGATCAAGAATGGTCATTTGTCTTTGAGGGAAGAAGTTAAGCAGAAGCTTTTGGAAATAAGTTCCTCTACAATGGATAGACTTCTACGAAGTGAAAGGAAGAAGATGGAACTGAAGGGTAGGTCACATACAAAACCCGGTACTCTCTTGAAGAAACACATAAGGATAAAGACTCATCACGAATGGGATGACACAAAACCAGGTTTTGTCGAGGTGGATCTTGTCGGTCATGAAGGAGGTAATAGCTCGGGAGAATTCTGTTATAGCCTGAATATGGTAGATGTTGCCAGTGGTTGGAGTGTCGTTGCACCAATAAGGAACAAAGCTCAAAGATGGACCCTTGAAGCTATAATCGCATTGAGAGAGTTACTTCCTTTCCCTCTTTTGGGAATTCATTCTGACAATGGCTCGGAGTTTATTAACGCTCATTTGTATAAGTATTGCTTGGATGAAAGATTGGTCTTTACCAGAACCCGGAGTTACAACAAGAACGATAATCCCCATGTGGAACAGAAGAATTGGTCTTTGGTCAGAAGGGCCGTTGGCTATTACAGATACGACACTTTGGAGGAACTGACTATCTTGAAGGAGCTATATGCAAGCTTGAATCTCTACAACAACCATTTCCAGCCTACTCAAAAGATGATCCAAAAGACCAGAGATGGTACAAGAATAGTGAAGAAATACGACAAGTTCGCTACTCCCTACGAAAGAGTACTTAACTCTCCCTGGATTGACTACACAAAAAAAGATGAGCTTCGCAAGGTTCACGAAGCCCTAGATTTATATATACTCAAGAGTAATATAGCACATTCTCAGGAATCACTCGTTGATATACAGATAATGAAGTCTAAATCTAACTCAAAGGGAGGTGTTCTTAATCTCCTTCAATTCGATTTTGAATAG
- a CDS encoding MBL fold metallo-hydrolase — protein MKIQQIGSRGVLFTFQDGDSPMTGETSVYLIEGRYRFYLCDTFLGNRSMSVVKNYIQETPRKELVIFNSHSDYDHIWGNGAFERCEIVTHEFARRRKERDGITISKI, from the coding sequence TTGAAGATTCAGCAGATTGGCAGCAGGGGAGTTTTGTTTACCTTTCAGGACGGAGACTCCCCGATGACTGGGGAGACATCCGTTTACTTGATAGAAGGCAGATATCGATTCTATTTGTGTGACACGTTTCTGGGGAACAGATCCATGAGTGTTGTCAAGAACTACATCCAGGAGACTCCCAGAAAGGAGCTTGTAATCTTCAACTCACATTCGGATTATGACCACATCTGGGGAAACGGAGCATTCGAAAGGTGCGAAATCGTGACTCATGAATTTGCTAGGAGAAGAAAAGAGAGAGATGGGATTACGATTTCGAAAATCTAG
- a CDS encoding Tex family protein, producing MNEIILDIANSLALPRWKVENAVELLEEGKTIPFIARYRKEKTGELNEIQLREISDALEYAKKLSSRKDEVLRIIEEKGKLTDELEASIKGAKNLQLVEDLYLPFKSKKKTRADKAREKGLQPLADFLKSSRIKDEVFVFTFINAEQEILKLEDALEGARDILAEEFSQEVAVREKLRSLLKEKGIIKSSRTEKEDEREVYRDYYDFSQPISRLVAHQILALFRGEREEIISLKLELPYDILPTLRDLLGWRDYLAYYEELIEASVDSFSRLLMPSIEREVRNLIREEAESRAIHVFARNLRDLFLQPPLGEKVVMGVDPGYRTGCKLAVIGKDGSLLYHDVIFPTPPKNDYVGSSMKVVQAINTLNVELISIGNGTGSRETELFVSRLIREHNLPVKYMIVTESGASVYSASKVAIEEFPDEDVTTRGAISIARRVQDPLAEYVKISPEAIGVGMYQHDVNQSELKRTLDREVESVVNLVGVNLNTASEHLLKYISGLNSRAALNIVKHRAENGAFRNRKELLKVSGLGPKAFEQAAGFCRIINGSEALDGTSVHPESYEIARFILESVELLPEELFDRKDEITELLDQIDPEALARENSFNQITVREVIGMLKKPGLDPRGELEKPILRTDVLSMEDLSKGMELEGTVRNVVDFGAFVDIGVKQDGLIHKSKMGRRVRDPLEVLSVGQIVKVRVLEVDTKRMRIGLELLSGSNESRS from the coding sequence ATGAATGAGATAATATTGGACATCGCCAACTCGCTGGCTTTACCAAGATGGAAAGTAGAAAACGCAGTCGAACTGCTCGAAGAAGGAAAGACGATTCCATTTATCGCTAGATACAGAAAGGAAAAGACTGGAGAGTTAAATGAGATACAGTTAAGAGAGATTTCCGATGCTCTCGAGTATGCGAAAAAACTGAGTTCTAGAAAAGATGAGGTTCTTAGGATAATCGAGGAAAAAGGCAAGCTTACTGATGAGCTGGAAGCAAGCATCAAAGGAGCAAAGAATCTTCAGTTAGTCGAGGACCTCTATCTTCCCTTCAAATCAAAGAAGAAGACCAGAGCCGACAAGGCAAGGGAGAAAGGGCTCCAGCCTCTAGCGGATTTCCTTAAATCTTCAAGAATCAAAGATGAGGTTTTTGTCTTCACTTTCATAAATGCAGAACAGGAAATCCTCAAGCTCGAAGATGCACTCGAAGGAGCCAGAGATATACTTGCCGAAGAATTCTCACAGGAAGTGGCAGTAAGAGAAAAGCTAAGAAGTCTACTTAAGGAGAAGGGGATAATCAAGAGCTCCCGAACCGAAAAGGAGGATGAGCGTGAAGTCTACAGAGATTACTACGACTTCTCTCAGCCAATATCAAGACTGGTAGCCCATCAAATTCTCGCTCTTTTCAGAGGAGAGCGCGAGGAGATTATTTCGCTGAAACTGGAGCTCCCGTACGATATCCTTCCAACTTTGAGAGATCTCTTGGGATGGAGAGACTATCTCGCCTACTATGAAGAGTTGATTGAGGCTTCGGTCGATTCCTTCTCCAGACTTCTCATGCCCTCGATAGAAAGAGAAGTGAGAAATCTGATAAGAGAAGAAGCAGAAAGCAGGGCAATCCATGTATTTGCCAGAAATCTGAGAGACCTGTTTCTTCAGCCTCCTCTCGGCGAGAAGGTGGTCATGGGTGTTGACCCCGGTTATAGGACCGGGTGCAAGCTTGCAGTCATCGGAAAGGACGGTTCCCTTCTTTATCATGACGTGATCTTTCCCACCCCTCCAAAGAATGACTACGTCGGTTCATCGATGAAAGTTGTTCAGGCGATAAACACGTTGAATGTCGAGCTTATATCCATAGGTAATGGCACGGGGTCAAGGGAAACCGAACTCTTCGTGAGCAGGCTGATTAGAGAACACAATCTTCCTGTCAAGTATATGATAGTCACCGAGTCGGGCGCATCTGTATATTCGGCTTCAAAAGTCGCCATTGAGGAATTCCCAGATGAGGACGTAACAACAAGGGGGGCTATATCGATCGCCCGAAGAGTTCAAGATCCCCTCGCCGAATATGTGAAGATTTCGCCTGAAGCTATTGGAGTAGGTATGTATCAGCACGATGTAAATCAGTCAGAACTGAAAAGGACCCTCGACAGAGAGGTCGAGTCTGTCGTGAATCTAGTAGGCGTCAATCTAAACACTGCATCGGAGCATTTACTCAAATACATATCCGGATTGAATTCAAGAGCCGCACTGAACATTGTAAAACACAGGGCTGAAAACGGAGCGTTCAGGAACAGAAAGGAACTGCTGAAAGTCTCCGGTCTAGGTCCAAAGGCCTTCGAGCAGGCGGCGGGATTCTGCAGAATAATCAATGGATCCGAAGCTCTTGACGGAACCTCTGTCCATCCGGAGAGCTACGAGATCGCCAGATTCATTCTTGAAAGCGTAGAGTTGCTCCCGGAAGAGCTCTTCGACAGAAAAGATGAGATTACTGAATTGCTTGATCAAATCGATCCCGAAGCTCTGGCAAGGGAAAACAGTTTTAACCAGATCACTGTGAGAGAAGTAATAGGGATGCTGAAAAAGCCCGGTTTAGACCCAAGAGGGGAGCTGGAGAAACCGATTCTGAGGACCGACGTGCTTTCGATGGAAGACCTGTCTAAAGGCATGGAACTTGAAGGAACCGTCCGCAACGTCGTAGATTTCGGCGCCTTCGTAGACATTGGAGTCAAACAGGACGGTCTGATTCACAAAAGCAAGATGGGAAGAAGAGTTAGGGATCCACTTGAAGTCTTGAGCGTCGGCCAGATCGTGAAAGTTAGAGTGCTTGAAGTTGACACCAAGAGAATGAGGATTGGATTGGAGTTGCTTTCCGGCAGCAACGAATCTCGGAGTTAG
- a CDS encoding pyruvate kinase gives MGAFSIVVTISDRKLLKSVEMAGASAIRINSSHVTLEDLQKFVSYYEENCSLPLYIDLQGAKLRLSRSQRVIELKAGEQVILGSKCSELRGILIDPRSLSYLSPGIKVSIEDGRIELQVLKTEADCARAMVLRGGTIRPSKGMNISPHPINQIELSSRDIEIVLTTKKYDFIRYALSFVSSPSEVIELKDLSGRAVASKIERELPFSKIEEISASSDELWLCRGDLGAQLGPRGLVDFYDYFSANINDLYKPVLMAGEVLEHMVEHPFATRSELCHLKDVQRKGFSGVVLSNETAYGSFPIETIKTVLEVTSDE, from the coding sequence ATGGGAGCGTTTTCGATCGTTGTTACAATAAGTGACAGGAAACTCCTCAAGTCTGTAGAGATGGCCGGGGCTTCGGCGATAAGAATAAACTCATCACATGTGACTCTTGAGGACCTCCAGAAGTTCGTGTCTTACTACGAGGAAAACTGCTCGCTTCCACTGTATATTGATCTCCAGGGAGCAAAGCTTAGACTATCGCGCAGCCAGCGGGTAATCGAACTAAAGGCCGGAGAACAGGTGATTCTGGGTAGTAAATGTTCGGAACTCAGGGGTATACTGATAGACCCGAGATCTTTGTCATATCTCTCCCCGGGGATTAAAGTCTCCATAGAAGATGGCAGAATAGAACTCCAGGTGCTAAAGACGGAAGCCGATTGCGCAAGAGCTATGGTCCTGAGAGGAGGAACAATAAGACCTTCCAAAGGAATGAACATCTCGCCGCACCCCATAAATCAGATCGAGCTTTCATCGAGAGACATAGAAATTGTGCTGACTACTAAGAAATATGACTTCATAAGATACGCTCTTTCATTCGTCTCAAGTCCAAGTGAAGTAATCGAACTGAAGGATCTTTCCGGAAGAGCTGTGGCATCGAAGATCGAAAGGGAGCTACCCTTCTCGAAAATCGAGGAAATCTCCGCTTCAAGCGACGAGCTCTGGTTATGCCGCGGAGATCTCGGAGCACAGCTGGGGCCGAGAGGGCTTGTAGACTTCTATGACTATTTTTCGGCGAATATCAATGATCTTTACAAGCCGGTTCTGATGGCAGGGGAGGTTCTGGAGCACATGGTAGAACACCCTTTCGCTACGAGGAGTGAACTGTGCCACTTAAAGGACGTTCAGAGAAAGGGGTTTTCAGGTGTCGTCCTCTCGAATGAAACTGCTTATGGTTCCTTCCCTATTGAGACAATTAAGACCGTTCTGGAGGTCACTTCGGATGAATGA
- a CDS encoding cyclase family protein, whose protein sequence is MEKFFDLSRAIEHGQAVYPGDEETELIRSRHLAKDGFNNHRLRISMHSGTHIDGPMHLTESDTYIDEIDIGSFIGKGILLDVRGKTVIRMKSEYEKEVPLEAIVLFWTGRDLFFGSEDYFVNNPYLTRELAEFLVKRRTRLVGFDSSSPDRYPFDIHRILFNGGCLIAENLTGFERIANYEHIKVFAIPLKIHADSSVARVFAVAE, encoded by the coding sequence GTGGAGAAATTCTTCGATCTTTCAAGAGCAATTGAACACGGCCAGGCTGTCTATCCAGGCGATGAAGAGACTGAGTTGATCAGATCCAGGCATCTGGCAAAAGATGGGTTCAACAATCACAGGCTGAGAATAAGTATGCACTCGGGAACGCACATTGACGGACCCATGCATTTGACAGAGTCTGACACATATATTGACGAGATTGATATCGGCAGCTTCATCGGGAAAGGTATTTTACTGGACGTGAGGGGCAAAACGGTGATAAGAATGAAGTCGGAGTATGAAAAAGAAGTACCTCTGGAGGCGATAGTCTTGTTCTGGACGGGCCGTGACCTGTTTTTTGGAAGTGAGGATTATTTCGTCAACAACCCCTATCTGACGCGGGAGCTCGCAGAGTTTCTGGTTAAGCGGAGAACCCGGCTTGTTGGTTTCGATTCATCCTCTCCTGACAGGTATCCCTTCGATATTCACAGAATTCTATTCAATGGAGGCTGTTTGATCGCAGAAAACCTTACGGGGTTTGAAAGAATCGCGAACTATGAGCATATCAAAGTCTTTGCGATTCCCCTTAAGATCCATGCCGACTCCTCTGTAGCGCGAGTCTTTGCGGTTGCAGAATAA
- a CDS encoding MATE family efflux transporter yields the protein MRFRSSQERARAMGTMKIPSLLIGLSIPSIIAMLTNAIYNLVDTFFIGRIGTSAVGAVAVAFPIFNLIGAVGLTYGVGAASYVSRLLGAGDKQQADKAASTALFTSLATGIVFTFLGLIFLDPLLAAFGATETIMEYAREYTMIIIMGSIFTMMNMTMNNLVRAEGNAKRFMVAMVSGALLNVALDPVFIFGLGMGITGAAVATVISQSVSTIIILEYFVRRKSYTNLSIRLYRFSLHIYSEIFKIGLPTFLRQSLSSFSVALLNNAAGTYGDHAVAAVGITMRVLMLGMMVLFGHGQAFQPVAGYNYGARKFLRVFEALKFSIIVTTVFATLFAIVGMVIPASIVSVFSNDPEVIDVGSRALRAVSIFFPTFGFVITFTVLFQALGKGFAAGLLSMSKQGFFLIPAVIVLPRFFGLNGVIYSQTVADFFTLFIAAILAFMIVRKLKSQSRELPVEEQGASYT from the coding sequence TTGAGATTCAGAAGTTCCCAAGAAAGAGCGAGAGCAATGGGGACGATGAAGATCCCTTCGCTTCTCATAGGTCTTTCGATCCCTTCAATAATTGCAATGTTGACAAATGCTATCTACAATCTAGTCGATACTTTCTTCATTGGGCGGATAGGCACAAGCGCCGTAGGCGCAGTTGCAGTCGCTTTTCCGATATTCAATCTGATTGGAGCCGTTGGTCTGACTTATGGCGTGGGAGCGGCTTCGTATGTCTCGCGTTTGCTTGGCGCAGGAGATAAGCAACAGGCCGACAAAGCGGCATCTACGGCTCTATTTACGAGTCTGGCGACCGGGATAGTCTTTACATTCCTTGGATTGATATTCTTGGACCCGCTCCTGGCTGCTTTTGGCGCAACTGAGACAATAATGGAATATGCTAGGGAATACACAATGATAATCATTATGGGATCGATCTTCACCATGATGAATATGACCATGAACAACCTAGTTAGAGCGGAGGGTAACGCCAAGAGATTCATGGTTGCCATGGTATCGGGAGCTCTACTGAATGTCGCTCTCGATCCGGTTTTCATATTTGGCCTTGGAATGGGAATAACTGGGGCGGCCGTCGCAACTGTAATCTCTCAGTCTGTTTCGACGATTATAATCCTCGAGTACTTCGTTCGTAGGAAGAGTTACACAAACCTATCTATCAGGCTATATCGGTTTTCGCTTCACATATACTCCGAGATCTTCAAGATCGGATTGCCAACCTTTTTGAGGCAGTCTCTGTCGAGCTTCTCTGTTGCTCTTCTTAACAATGCTGCAGGGACTTACGGAGATCACGCCGTTGCGGCCGTTGGGATAACCATGAGAGTGCTCATGCTTGGAATGATGGTCCTATTTGGCCATGGTCAAGCTTTTCAGCCAGTTGCCGGCTATAACTATGGTGCAAGAAAATTCTTGAGAGTGTTCGAGGCTCTCAAGTTTTCGATAATCGTCACTACTGTATTTGCGACACTTTTCGCGATTGTAGGGATGGTCATTCCCGCTTCAATAGTGAGCGTATTCAGCAACGATCCCGAAGTGATAGATGTAGGCTCAAGAGCTTTGAGGGCGGTGAGTATTTTCTTCCCGACATTCGGCTTCGTGATAACCTTCACGGTTTTGTTCCAGGCACTTGGAAAAGGTTTCGCGGCTGGCTTGCTTTCGATGTCGAAGCAGGGGTTCTTCTTGATTCCCGCAGTTATTGTCTTGCCAAGATTTTTCGGACTCAACGGAGTGATTTATTCTCAAACAGTTGCAGATTTCTTTACACTTTTCATTGCGGCTATTCTTGCATTCATGATCGTTAGAAAACTCAAGTCGCAGAGTAGAGAGCTTCCCGTGGAAGAACAGGGGGCTAGTTACACCTAG
- a CDS encoding HD domain-containing phosphohydrolase yields the protein MEGFKVCKSNEAIETVVQKNSSLSLLAHGDGVEISVYELKSGVVTFLDTFAGGDLLEFYYVIEGRISCNFSDEEVHLGHGDYFYAHNLKAPVELKPQTDVKLLHISSRPLFKHISKNISVMKSILSQVEIKDSYTHGHGKRVRDVSLAIARKLGVPPEKQENIAMGALFHDIGKIEIEDSILKKPSRLTKEEFERIKLHPVFGCQMVKNSFLEDTHDIIRHHHERVNGSGYPDGLKGDEISLEARIVAVADSFDAMTSRRPYRDAMSCKGALEELKSQAGTQYDPEIVNALESCIREGLV from the coding sequence ATGGAAGGGTTCAAAGTCTGCAAATCTAACGAAGCGATCGAAACGGTTGTCCAAAAAAACTCTTCTCTGTCTCTTCTGGCTCACGGCGACGGAGTAGAGATTTCGGTTTATGAACTCAAGTCGGGAGTCGTCACTTTTCTGGATACCTTTGCGGGTGGAGATCTTCTTGAATTCTATTATGTGATCGAAGGAAGGATTTCCTGTAACTTCTCCGATGAAGAAGTTCATCTTGGCCATGGCGACTACTTCTACGCCCACAATCTTAAGGCTCCAGTTGAGCTGAAACCCCAAACGGATGTCAAGCTTCTACATATTTCTTCAAGACCTTTGTTCAAGCACATCAGCAAGAATATCTCGGTGATGAAGAGTATTCTTTCTCAAGTTGAGATAAAGGACTCATACACCCACGGACATGGGAAAAGAGTCAGAGACGTATCGCTTGCCATAGCAAGAAAGCTAGGCGTCCCTCCCGAGAAGCAAGAGAACATAGCGATGGGAGCCCTTTTCCACGACATCGGAAAGATCGAAATCGAGGACTCGATACTGAAGAAACCCTCAAGATTAACCAAAGAGGAGTTCGAGAGAATTAAGCTTCACCCGGTGTTTGGCTGTCAGATGGTAAAAAACAGCTTTCTAGAAGATACTCACGACATCATCAGACATCATCACGAACGCGTAAATGGTTCCGGATATCCCGACGGATTGAAGGGAGATGAAATATCGCTGGAGGCCAGAATAGTAGCTGTAGCCGACTCATTTGACGCAATGACGTCGCGAAGACCGTACAGAGATGCAATGAGCTGCAAGGGTGCTCTTGAGGAACTGAAGTCCCAGGCGGGCACCCAATATGATCCCGAGATTGTGAACGCTCTTGAGAGCTGCATTCGGGAAGGACTTGTTTAG
- a CDS encoding isoaspartyl peptidase/L-asparaginase family protein has translation MKAIIVHGGTGSFSSVIDADEHRRGVEEAVKQGFSTLQKMNNAEEAVVTAVSVMEEDPTFNCGRGSALTYRGDIEMDAAIMDNNLNAGAISGLKRILHPITVARAVMEQTDHVLLAGAELEEFVTVLGFPREDDLIVPKRHLQWKEELEKIARGEKTRFGKSVKLAKQAEKYHSTCGAVALDDHGRMVAGTSTGGMMMKSFGRVGDSPILGAGTYADSFGAVSATGHGEKIMKLTLSRLVAFFMEQYPAQKSVDIALERARYFNCECGLIAIDRYGNIGIGHTAKDMSWAFIREGNSPVIF, from the coding sequence ATGAAGGCCATCATTGTACACGGCGGTACCGGAAGTTTTAGTAGCGTAATAGACGCCGATGAACACAGAAGAGGAGTCGAAGAGGCTGTCAAGCAAGGATTCTCAACTCTTCAGAAGATGAACAACGCAGAAGAAGCCGTTGTTACCGCTGTGTCCGTGATGGAAGAAGATCCCACCTTTAACTGTGGCAGGGGATCGGCACTTACTTATCGCGGCGATATAGAAATGGATGCTGCGATAATGGACAACAACCTAAATGCGGGGGCGATTTCCGGACTTAAGAGAATTCTCCATCCCATAACGGTGGCACGGGCCGTCATGGAGCAAACCGATCATGTTTTGCTTGCCGGAGCCGAACTGGAGGAATTCGTTACAGTTCTAGGGTTTCCTAGGGAAGATGACCTGATCGTTCCGAAAAGACACCTTCAGTGGAAAGAAGAACTTGAAAAAATCGCCAGAGGCGAGAAGACTAGATTTGGAAAGAGCGTCAAGCTGGCAAAACAAGCCGAGAAATATCACTCTACCTGCGGTGCGGTCGCACTAGACGACCACGGAAGAATGGTCGCCGGAACATCCACGGGCGGAATGATGATGAAAAGTTTCGGTAGAGTGGGCGATAGCCCCATTTTGGGAGCAGGAACCTATGCGGACTCATTCGGTGCAGTCTCCGCAACGGGTCATGGAGAAAAGATCATGAAGCTCACACTGAGCAGGCTGGTCGCCTTCTTCATGGAACAATATCCCGCTCAAAAATCCGTAGACATCGCTCTCGAGAGAGCCAGATACTTCAACTGTGAATGTGGACTCATAGCGATCGACAGATATGGGAACATCGGAATTGGTCACACTGCCAAAGATATGTCTTGGGCCTTCATAAGAGAAGGGAATTCACCTGTAATCTTCTAG
- the dctP gene encoding TRAP transporter substrate-binding protein DctP, producing the protein MRRMKLISVFLLVSIILLSVSVFSEEPIDEMYEPFEEENPVSLNFASTIPSFKYEEDNTDPITLENMAARGFYREREEEGDPSFYYFASSASSSKEESEPVEEVDGFYREGEEEEEYSVFISAFTSAPVDDVKVEAMKVFASTVNTLSKGDIYVRIFHTNNRSSEELLSGVINGTELMAFDCSLCSIADSLFLPQLSIFSAAYLFEDVEHMDKAMDSGIMSGLLDRAAADSGVRVLDNWYSGSHHLFLNEVISGIEDPSQLEGLKLCSSCYQGSFDACKALGATPVYMGQSTLKDAMSCGSVQGAEMLLECITAEECIDSIKTIILTGHQIESINPIIGEATWKMLNDRQKNWILEALHTARSYMETEVLEREAEIIGELAQKYGVQVLVPCKDGLLQQAAAYYSQNRFSAVWGEDAYVRIHAASEGM; encoded by the coding sequence ATGAGAAGAATGAAGCTAATATCAGTTTTTCTCTTAGTCTCAATAATACTGCTTAGTGTATCCGTTTTTTCCGAAGAACCAATAGACGAGATGTATGAGCCCTTTGAAGAAGAAAATCCTGTTTCATTGAACTTCGCATCAACGATCCCTTCTTTCAAGTATGAAGAAGACAATACAGACCCAATCACTCTGGAGAATATGGCCGCAAGAGGGTTCTACAGAGAACGGGAGGAAGAGGGGGATCCCTCATTCTACTATTTTGCATCTTCTGCCTCTTCATCTAAGGAAGAATCTGAACCCGTAGAAGAAGTCGATGGGTTCTACAGAGAAGGGGAGGAAGAAGAGGAGTACAGCGTATTCATAAGCGCCTTTACCTCCGCTCCCGTGGATGATGTGAAAGTTGAAGCGATGAAGGTCTTCGCAAGCACCGTAAACACTCTCAGCAAAGGAGACATCTACGTCAGGATCTTTCATACTAATAACCGTAGTTCCGAAGAACTTCTTTCCGGTGTAATCAACGGAACGGAATTGATGGCATTCGACTGCAGCCTGTGCTCAATTGCCGACTCGCTGTTCCTCCCTCAACTATCGATCTTCTCCGCCGCTTATCTATTCGAGGATGTGGAGCACATGGACAAGGCTATGGACAGTGGAATCATGTCAGGGCTTCTTGATAGAGCCGCAGCAGACTCCGGAGTAAGGGTGCTCGACAACTGGTACAGCGGAAGTCATCATCTCTTCTTGAACGAAGTCATAAGCGGGATCGAAGATCCTTCGCAACTGGAAGGACTGAAGCTCTGCTCAAGCTGTTACCAGGGCTCATTCGACGCCTGCAAAGCTCTTGGCGCAACTCCCGTCTATATGGGTCAGAGCACTCTCAAAGATGCGATGAGCTGTGGTTCAGTTCAGGGCGCGGAGATGCTCCTTGAATGCATTACAGCTGAGGAATGCATCGATTCTATAAAGACCATAATACTTACCGGGCATCAGATCGAATCGATCAACCCGATAATCGGCGAGGCTACATGGAAAATGCTGAACGACAGGCAGAAGAACTGGATTCTGGAGGCGCTGCACACTGCGAGATCATACATGGAAACGGAAGTTCTCGAACGTGAAGCCGAGATAATCGGAGAACTCGCTCAGAAATACGGTGTCCAGGTCTTGGTACCATGTAAGGATGGGTTGCTCCAACAGGCGGCAGCCTACTACTCCCAGAATCGTTTCTCTGCCGTGTGGGGCGAAGATGCATACGTCCGAATACATGCAGCCTCGGAAGGGATGTAA
- a CDS encoding YggS family pyridoxal phosphate-dependent enzyme: MIVDNVKRLRREIPDYVTIVAASKTRTASEILELLDSGLRDVGENYVQEAQEKFEVIGSKARWHCIGHLQRNKVKKAVEIFDLIQTVDSLKLAEEIDKRCAFINRRMPIMIEVNSGREEKKAGVFPENVFELIESISSLENISVVGLMTMGPLTDDQEEIRPYLRLTRELFEEISMHKIERVQMRYLSMGMSGSYKVAIEEGSNMVRLGTIIFGERQ; encoded by the coding sequence ATGATTGTTGATAACGTGAAAAGACTGAGAAGAGAAATACCTGATTATGTGACCATCGTAGCCGCATCGAAAACGAGGACTGCTTCAGAGATTCTAGAGCTTCTGGATAGCGGTTTGAGGGATGTCGGTGAGAACTACGTTCAGGAGGCTCAAGAGAAATTCGAGGTGATCGGCAGCAAAGCCAGATGGCACTGTATAGGTCACCTGCAGCGAAACAAAGTCAAGAAGGCCGTTGAGATATTTGACTTGATCCAGACTGTGGATTCCCTGAAACTGGCCGAGGAAATAGATAAGCGATGCGCTTTCATAAACAGGAGAATGCCGATAATGATAGAAGTTAACAGCGGCAGGGAGGAAAAAAAGGCCGGGGTCTTTCCCGAGAATGTCTTTGAACTTATTGAATCGATTTCATCCCTCGAGAATATTTCTGTAGTTGGTCTGATGACTATGGGGCCGTTAACCGATGATCAGGAAGAAATCCGACCTTACTTAAGACTAACTAGAGAGTTGTTTGAAGAGATCTCCATGCATAAGATCGAGAGAGTTCAGATGCGTTACCTTTCTATGGGGATGTCCGGCTCATACAAGGTTGCGATTGAGGAAGGATCCAATATGGTGAGACTTGGCACGATAATCTTCGGCGAAAGACAGTAG